A window of Fusarium musae strain F31 chromosome 1, whole genome shotgun sequence genomic DNA:
GCACCGAGATACACTGTTTACTAACGCCGTATGCCACAAACAGCAAATTATCTGGCCTTTGATGTTATTGCTAGCTTCGCCTTTGGTGAGCACTTTGGCTTCATTGAGAAAGGTGAAGACGAATATGgcctcatcaagatcatcgacaCCCGCGGCGAATTTATGAACGCCCTTGGATCCCTTTCGCCTTTCCTGAGATTTGTGATGAGGTACAATCCCTTTGATTCATTCTGGAAAAATGGATTCCGGGCATCAGCAGGCCTTGCAAAGATTGGAAAGGAAGCATTCGAGAAGCGAAAATCCTCAGATGATAATAGCCGAAAAGACTTACTAAGCTTCCTCTTCAATGCGAAAGATCCGGATTCAAAGCAACCAAtcccagaagaagaaatcattGCCGAGTCGATCAGCTTTATCGTTGGCGGAAGCGATACAACGAGTAGCACCATGACCAACTTTATTGACTTTCTGGCTCGTGATGAGGACTTGCAACGACGGATCCAACAAGAGATCGACATGATATTCCCAGGCGAGCCTTCCGATGACTGGGTGCCAAgtgagaagaagttgaacaACCTGTCTTTATTGCTTGCAACTTTGAGGGAAGTCATGCGCCTTCGACCAACCAGTGCTACTGGATTAGAACGAGTGACGCCACAAGGTGGAAAGACCATAGCTGGACAGTTCATACCAGCAGAGGTGAGTCAATCAAGGCGAACAGACGATGGACTTCGTTGATCACAAGACTAGACTTTAGTTAGTGTCCCAACCTTGGGCATCATGATGGATCCGCGGATCTTCGAATCACCTGAGACCTTCAAACCAGAACGATGGCTTGAACCAGGGGCGGATGAGCTTATGGAATACTTTTACCCATTTTCAACGGGACCAAGATCATGCATCGGAAGAAAGTTAGTCactcatcatcctcggtaACATTTTGCATACTAATGGCTGCAAGCTTTGCATGGATGGAGATCTTGAAGGCAGTGGTGGTTGTCTTTAAGCTATTTCATGTCAAGAGAATCAACCCAGAGCCTACAGTGATCAGAGaaggcttcttcaacaaggctgttgagtgTGAAGTCGAGATACAAAAGAGGCGCATCAGTTGAGGCATGTGAAAGATAATCGAGGTTTAATCCGAGGCTCAAGCTATCCGCTTAGGTCcgttatagatatattaaagcaTCAACGAATCAATCCCACAAAATGAATGGAATAGTTGATGGGGCGGACTTAATTATGATAAGCTTACCTACTTGTTTACTGATAAGCTTACTTGTTATTTTATACCCCTGTAGTACTGATGTCAACTTTAGTTATAGTCCGACATGTAAACCCCACCACCTTGATCATTTCTGAGCATCTCGGCGGCTACATGGCCGAATAGTTACTTGTCCATCAGGTCAAGTCGAACGCGCTCCGAGACTATGATTGCGAAAAGTGATGTGATGCTTGACGCCATGTCTGTTCTCCGTGGTCTTTTAACAATAGTTCCTCTGTTGATCTCTTAAAAATGCGACCTTCCGTTCTGGGGTGCATCGGCCAATAGACCGTTTAGGAAGCTGTGCCAAGTCTAATAGCCAAGACCCAGTCCCGAACCTATTGCGCAATATATCCCGCCAATAACTCAGACTGCCAAGAAATGTTAACGGCAAACAGAAACCGTTGTATGATAGTCCTCATATGACTATAAATCGAAGCCACGGGCCCTGGAATACCCTCTCTCGATATCAACTCCATCACACCTTCTCCAACTGTCTGTCACCTTGTCAACAATGGCCAGCCTCGTTCGTCTCGCTCTCTACCTGGGAGCTTTCCTgcctgctgctcttgctgcccCCACTGCCCCCAGCAAGGGTTCAGATGTGATTCCTGGGAAATACATTGTCACCCTTAAGCCCTCTGCCTCCTCTGCCAAGGTCGAGTCTCACCTTCAGTgggttggtgatgttcaTCGTCGCAGCCTGTCTAAGCGTGACACTGCTGGTATCGAACATACCTTTAACATCAAGAACTGGAATGCCTACGCTGGGCAGTTCGATGAGGACACTATTAAGGAAATCGAGGCCAGCCCCGAGGTAAGCTTCAACAATCATACCTGAGACTCCTGCTTACAAGAGACAAGGTTGCTTTCGTCGAGCCTGACAAGGTTGTCAAGCTGAGCTTCGAGCAATCCAGCGAACTGTCTGATAGGGCCCTGACCACCCAGTCAGGAGCTCCTTGGGGTCTCGGAACGATTTCTCACCGTACCTCCGGTTCCACGAGCTATATTTATGATACGTCAGCTGGCGAGGGCTCTTATGCCTATGTCGTTGACAGCGGTGTTTTGATCTCTCACTCCCAATTCGGTGGCCGTGCTGTCGCCGGATATAGCATCTTTTCAGGAGCTAACACTGATACTCTTGGACACGGTACCCATGTTGCTGGCACTATTGCAGGCTCAACATACGGTGTTGCGAAGAAGGTCAGTATGTGAGCTGTATACAACAGGCCGATGCTAACGTCAACAGGCAAACATTGTTTCTGTCAAGGTCTTCCAGGGAGCAGAGGGAACTGATTCCGGTGTTCTCGCCGGTTTCAACTGGGCTGTCAACGATATCACCTCCAAGGGTCGCGCCGGCAAGGCCGTTATTAACCTTTCTCTTGGTACGACACATCTCCCCGTTTTACAAAGTCCTCTCACTGACAGCTAGTCTAGGTGGTGACGCATCCCAGGCTTGGGTAACTGCTATTGACGCTGCGTACAACTCAGGTGTGCTCTCTGTTGTCGCTGCTGGAAAcggtgatgagaatggaaacCCACTACCTGTATCGAGTCAATCCCCTGCCAATGCTGCCAACGCCATCACTGTTGCTGCTCTCACCTCTGCCTGGAAGCCTACTTCATTTACAAACTACGGTACGATTATATATCTCCTTTTGAGTCCCAGAAATGATTGACTGACTATTGAAAGGCGCTGGTGTTGATATCTTTGCTCCCGGTCAAAGCATTTTGTCTGCATGGATTGGCTCAAATAGCGCCACCAACTCTATCAGTGGTACATCGATGGCTTCTCCTCACGTTGCTGGTCTTGCCCTCTATCTTAAGGTTCTCGAGGGTCTTACTACACCAGCTTCTGTAGCAAGCCGAATTAAGGCCCTTGGAACCTCCGGAAAGATTACTGGTACCCTCTCTGGCAGCCCTAACCTGATTGCCTACAATGGCAACGGCGCTTAGGTCTGATAGGGTACGACAAGGCAACATAGCTCTGAGTAGATCACTATGAGTTCATACAACACTGTGGAGTGTGGTGGGAAGAAGGACAGGTTATAGTACTTGTTAATTGTCTCTTACACTTGCCAATAAATCTCAGTCCAGAACCAATCATAGCACAGCCCAAAGTAGCagatatatatctaatctgACCCAAGAAGGATCTCCTATAAATAGAATATTTCAGTCAGGGTCCAGTTAACTAAATAGAGAGCTTCATATAATCAATGAGGCTTTGATATAATTTGCAAGTGCAAGGGTGAAAAGTATCACAAAAGCGCGACCAGAATTCATTTATTTCCATAGTATAAGTCCAAATTAACTGATTCAGGATGCCTTTCATCGAGAGCTGAGTCCCTGTACATGACACTGGTGGGCCTAACAATAAACCCGTAAAGCCCATGGCAACAACTGCAACCAGCACGGGCTCCAACCTCCCACTGGCTTCGGCTGGATTAATCCCACCGTTGTCGATCTCTAGATAAACTCGCTTGTAGTTTACAAACCATCTGCATCAGATTAAGTTCCTAGTTCCTTCACTAAACTATTTCTTTACCCATAACCCATCGCCTTAAGCAACAATCATGAAGCAAACCTGAAATCAAGCCTTTTGTTTCCTTGATCAGTTGTTGTCTTGAGATAACTAATTCTCTCCTCTCTGCTCATGCCTTCCCAgatcttatttcttttattgtTTTCCCTGACATAGTAGAACTTGATAAAGATATAGATCAGGATGTTATATCCCAAGACTCCAAGCAGCGCTTTGTTTCCAGTATAATAGTATGGGGCGTCGCTCTTGCGGTAGATCTGTGAAGATATAATGCTTGACATTTGGACGCTCATGTTATAGAGCGAAGAGCCAACGGTACGAGTGCGAACAGACCCGGCATTGCGAGACGTCAAGGCCACAAGAATCGCATGAGGGTAGGGAGCGCCAACAAGGAGTGTAGACAGAGTCCATTTTGCCCATTTCCATCCTGGAAAGATAGGAGGCAAAACGACGAGGGAAACGAGAAGTGGTAAGGACCATAGTTGGCCGATAACACCGAGAAGAACACGCTGGTTAATCCTTTCTGATACCCAAGTCCAGAACAGTAGCTGTACAATGAACAGGGTGTATGCCGGGATTGTAAGAAGGTTGGTATGGAAAGTATCGAAACCAAGAGCCTTGCACGTGAGTGTGATGTATGCTTGGGGAGGTGCATTAGGAATACCCCAGGAAAGGCCGATGAGATAGATAGGCCACATATGGTAGTCAGTGAGAGCTTCCCAGATCAGGCTGCTCGTTAAGCCCTGACGATTGTGCATGGTAGCCTTGCCAGGATCATCCCGAAGAACTCGTGTGACCATGATGATCTCTTCGCGTTCAGAGAACCACCCAGACCTGGGACGAAGTAATCCTTTCCAGCCTGTTCTAGAAGTCTGCGTAGGGGATGGCGGTAAGTagaagaaggtcaatatGCCGATCAGCGCAGTAAATGAGCCCTCAATCACGAACAGATATCTCCATCCTTCGTGGAGCCCACTATGGCCCCGGAGGTGGAGAATACCGTATGCCAAAAAGGCACCAATAATCTGCGTGCCTTGATATGATGTCCAGAACCAACTGAGGCGTTTGGGAAGCTCGACATTTTTGTAAAAATATGAAAGATAAAGAATAGTGTCAGGGATGAAGCCTAGAGGTATGCCAGTCAGCAGGGCAAGAGCAACATCCTGTGTTGATTTATAATTACCTCCTTCAAGCATCCCAAGTAACCAGCGGCAGATAAAGAAGCTAGTCCTTCCCTGAAGCGCGGCTTGTGACATTGCTACGACACTCCATAGCACCATCTGGATAGGGACCCAGACGTCTGGTCCAAGTTTTTTGCCAATGACTTGTGACGGGAGCTCTGCGAATAAGAACGAACAGTAAAATATCGTCATTCCATTGTTGTAGTCATTTGTTGTGAGACCGAGATCATCTGGAAGAGTTAGCGCCAGTAGCACATAGAATCGACTCTCGACCGTGAGCTCACTTAGCATGCCGTCTGAAAGAGCCTGGACAATGTTGCCACGGTCCAGCTGGAGAGCAAAGAACATGATACAGGCCGGAAGTGCGATAAACCAATCAAGCTACTGTTGGCATTATTATCGCTATTCAATGGAAACTTGTCGCATAAGCTACATACCCGTCTtaccagcttctcctcttcctgggATTCCCAAGTCGCAGAAGGCTTGAAACGGTGGGCACCTTCGAAACCATCCACGATCTTGTAGATATCCACAGCTTCAGGAGGAGCAAAGACATTATGATGATTGCTCATACTGTCAGTGTGTAGGGAAGCGGTGTCTGAGCCTGTCGAGTACCCTTCGTCGACTGGTACGTGGCTGACATCGTTGCCAAAGAGGGAATACCATTTTCGACGCTTGGTAGGTTGTGTCACGGGTTCTCCAATAGGATAAGACTCGGCGAGCTGGTCTTTGATAGACATTTTTGAGGACTCTGTGATCGGACTCTGGACCTCTGATTTGAGAAGTGAGGTACTGTGGAAAGCCTCATCTTATATATTGTTGTTTCTGTCGTGATTCCTGGTTCCTGTAGCTGAGCTAGAAACAGTAAAAGAGAAATGTGCCGTGTTATCCGAGAAGTAGCTATTGCGTGCTCCGATAAACCTAACTGGTAGCATTTTAGAAGAAGTGGCGGCATGGTCAGTGGGGGCTATCCTAGATATGTGCTGAGACTTTAGATATAATTACCCGCAGATTAGCAATGGCGCCATAAGGTGCGGCATTGTCGTAATGACTTGCGTGATGAGCACTAGTGTTAGTGCCTAGCTGCAAGGCTTTTGGATTATCTAGCTTATCTAtgaaataataataagagaaATATTTTAGAAATTTCTGCAGGCTTTATTCATCTGGGAATAATGATCCTGGCAAATGGCTTCATTATTACGTTATTGATGCCTGAGACAGAGAATGGATAGATAATCTCCAATTGGCTACAGAACTAACGAATAGTCAATTATCTGTTATCACAGTTGGTCTGATAATTGACAGTAAACCGACAACCATCACCATAATGCACACTTCCACACTTGCTACATCCTCCCTTGTTGTCATCCCTCAAGTCCTGATACTTCCACCACATCTCATTACCGCTCATAACACATCCCTTGCCCGTAACAAAGACGCCGCATCCGTTACCAGTTGAATCACCCCAGCAGTTGCCACTGAGAGCCTTACCATCGCCGTAGTTCTTGTCGTCGTTGCGGATCAGAGAGTTGATGGCATGGTCACAGTACTTGACTTGGAAGGTACTGAGACTACATATTCCGCTGCCCTTGCAGTCGTACGTGGTAGGCTGCTCGGTAGGCTGGGGTTCGGGAGCAGCAGAGCTAGTTGTGGTGGGATCTTCGTCGTCGCGGCCTGTTAACTCTCCATTGGGTGGCTGTCCATAAATAGCCGTGAAGAAACTCTCAACCGTGTACCAGGCGTAAGTATCAGCTTTCAGATATGGTTAGAGACCACCTTTTTACAAAGGGCTGGAGCACCTCTTACCATTGAACGGCGTCAGATATCGCCGagtcctcatcctcgccagcTTTTCAACCATTTCTGGCATGTACACCCTGTTGgagtttgtttgttgatCGGCGCCGATATACTGATCCTTGATAACAACATCGCTTTCTGCACTCATTGTTAGTAGCGCCACTTCTCCTGTGTCGAAGGAATGTCACCTTTGCCTGAACCAATGACATTATTAGAGACAGACGGAAGATGAACCAGCTCATGAATCATCAGACGGAATTTACCAGTCATGAAAATTGAATCCTTCTGCTTTGTTCTATCAGCGTCGAGTTCTCTCTGGACAGCTGCTAGGTGCTCTTGTCCTGGGGCGAAGAATCCGCCGCAAAATACAATAGTGCCACCAGGAGAACCGTCCGCGTCGTCGAAAGCATAGCCACCGATAGTGCCAGCAGCACCTTTAATGCTACTGCAGCGACTTTGGACAGCAAAGCCACGTTGACTAATATCTTCGCAGGATGCTCGGATTGTTCGCCCAACTCTGGCGGTCGTGGTCAGCTTTCGGAGGTTTGCAAAGACACCTAGATATTCCGTGTCAGCCTATGATATGGTAACATATGAAGGGGACACTGACCGTTGATAAAGTTGACATCGCTAGTTCTCTCGGCAATATCAGCTCCGAAGTTCCTCTGCTCGAGTAAACCACCTGGCTTGAATGCTGGGATCCTGGCCAAAATAACAACAATATCTCTCCAAGCTTGCACGATATCTTCCTTCTGACTCTTACTACAACCTTTGAATGTGTCAAACGGGATGGAATTGTGAGCAGAGTCATGGTTATGGCTAGGATCAGCGTCTCGTGGGCCAAGTGTAGTGCCCATTACCTTTTCACCTGTCCAATCTAAGATGGGCTCACCCTCAACTTGCCAACAGTCTGAATTGTCAAAGACCGCCTTAACTGGCATGATGACAGGGTTGAAGTTGTAGATGCCATCGTGGCATTCTCGAGCAAGGCATCGACCTCGATCCGTCCCACCAACGATGGTGTCGCCGTTCTTGATCACCAGTCGCTGAGTACCTTCTTCAATTCCGTCCTCGACAGTATCGTAGTTGAGGCCGGTCTGGAGAACCTTGGAGCTGATACTCTTACCATTGCTCATGACATTGACAGTAAAGCCAGCTGCCTGAGCAGGGACTACCAAGGCCCAGTGAAGAGCGTCTTGGCCAGCATCGGTGCCATTTGGTTCTTGAAAGTACTTGACGCTAGAGTCACCTCCAGGGCAAGTAGTGGTCTGGAAGATGCTCTTATGCCATAAAGCACCCTGAGGTATAGCTTCATCTCGCTTAGAGAATGCTGGGACCATCGAACCGCCGTTCTTCCAAGCGTGGATGAAAGCCGAGTATAGAGATTGAAGGGCGGTATGATCGGAGCCGTCGGGACTGGCATATTGGTTGGGTTGGGCATCGGTGTTCTGTTCGGGCCAGAGGTTACCGAAGTGATGACTCTCGGGTCCATCATTCTACGCATTGTCAGTGATCTGAAGCCTTGCTGCGATGTGAGGTACTGACCCAAGTCAATAGCTGGATGATATCGGGTTGAGATCCCATGCTGAGGATGTTCTCCATTCTCTTCACAACGTTCATCTCACCGCGTCGATACAAATTGGCTCCGTACTAGAAATGGTATTATTATCGCGCTTCCAATACCGTATCAATAAATGACTTACCGCATTCTTGTACTGAAGCATGCTGATAGCTGAAGGGGTTTATTAGTCTAGGCAGTGACTGACAGAAGAAATGTAACATACGCATCATGAAGACTTTACTCTTCTTCTGCAGAGGGCCCATGACCTTGATATCCTTGGATATATCACCTTCATTGGTGCCGTGGACCTGGGGCCAGGCTGACTCCCAGACACTGGCTCCGTCGATGATGTCCCCCCAGTATTGCCACCAGGCAGGATGACTCTCCCAGAACCCAGGAGTGTCATCAATGCCAGGGACGAAGAACATTTCGTTGGCAAACGATTTCTTCCATTCAATGAAGTCTTTATCGGTCTGGTTGCCTGTACTGAAGCCTATATCATGTCAGCGATAAAACTTTGTATATGAAGTCAGGCTCACTGGTGATGAA
This region includes:
- a CDS encoding hypothetical protein (EggNog:ENOG41), producing MPQTANYLAFDVIASFAFGEHFGFIEKGEDEYGLIKIIDTRGEFMNALGSLSPFLRFVMRYNPFDSFWKNGFRASAGLAKIGKEAFEKRKSSDDNSRKDLLSFLFNAKDPDSKQPIPEEEIIAESISFIVGGSDTTSSTMTNFIDFLARDEDLQRRIQQEIDMIFPGEPSDDWVPSEKKLNNLSLLLATLREVMRLRPTSATGLERVTPQGGKTIAGQFIPAECPNLGHHDGSADLRIT
- the PRB1_1 gene encoding proteinase B (MEROPS:MER0000328) gives rise to the protein MASLVRLALYLGAFLPAALAAPTAPSKGSDVIPGKYIVTLKPSASSAKVESHLQWVGDVHRRSLSKRDTAGIEHTFNIKNWNAYAGQFDEDTIKEIEASPEVAFVEPDKVVKLSFEQSSELSDRALTTQSGAPWGLGTISHRTSGSTSYIYDTSAGEGSYAYVVDSGVLISHSQFGGRAVAGYSIFSGANTDTLGHGTHVAGTIAGSTYGVAKKANIVSVKVFQGAEGTDSGVLAGFNWAVNDITSKGRAGKAVINLSLGGDASQAWVTAIDAAYNSGVLSVVAAGNGDENGNPLPVSSQSPANAANAITVAALTSAWKPTSFTNYGAGVDIFAPGQSILSAWIGSNSATNSISGTSMASPHVAGLALYLKVLEGLTTPASVASRIKALGTSGKITGTLSGSPNLIAYNGNGA
- a CDS encoding hypothetical protein (EggNog:ENOG41); the encoded protein is MSIKDQLAESYPIGEPVTQPTKRRKWYSLFGNDVSHVPVDEGYSTGSDTASLHTDSMSNHHNVFAPPEAVDIYKIVDGFEGAHRFKPSATWESQEEEKLLDWFIALPACIMFFALQLDRGNIVQALSDGMLSELTVESRFYVLLALTLPDDLGLTTNDYNNGMTIFYCSFLFAELPSQVIGKKLGPDVWVPIQMVLWSVVAMSQAALQGRTSFFICRWLLGMLEGGNYKSTQDVALALLTGIPLGFIPDTILYLSYFYKNVELPKRLSWFWTSYQGTQIIGAFLAYGILHLRGHSGLHEGWRYLFVIEGSFTALIGILTFFYLPPSPTQTSRTGWKGLLRPRSGWFSEREEIIMVTRVLRDDPGKATMHNRQGLTSSLIWEALTDYHMWPIYLIGLSWGIPNAPPQAYITLTCKALGFDTFHTNLLTIPAYTLFIVQLLFWTWVSERINQRVLLGVIGQLWSLPLLVSLVVLPPIFPGWKWAKWTLSTLLVGAPYPHAILVALTSRNAGSVRTRTVGSSLYNMSVQMSSIISSQIYRKSDAPYYYTGNKALLGVLGYNILIYIFIKFYYVRENNKRNKIWEGMSREERISYLKTTTDQGNKRLDFRFAS
- a CDS encoding hypothetical protein (EggNog:ENOG41~CAZy:GH71), which codes for MGLDGFVLNVGYPKLDWVPETLSHLYGYADDLISKGGSFKLALSLDLYATGAWCYDKKLGNDCGGPKEYETVLKGFLGRDSYLRYGPNNFPFITSFSTGNQTDKDFIEWKKSFANEMFFVPGIDDTPGFWESHPAWWQYWGDIIDGASVWESAWPQVHGTNEGDISKDIKVMGPLQKKSKVFMMPISMLQYKNAYGANLYRRGEMNVVKRMENILSMGSQPDIIQLLTWNDGPESHHFGNLWPEQNTDAQPNQYASPDGSDHTALQSLYSAFIHAWKNGGSMVPAFSKRDEAIPQGALWHKSIFQTTTCPGGDSSVKYFQEPNGTDAGQDALHWALVVPAQAAGFTVNVMSNGKSISSKVLQTGLNYDTVEDGIEEGTQRLVIKNGDTIVGGTDRGRCLARECHDGIYNFNPVIMPVKAVFDNSDCWQVEGEPILDWTGEKVMGTTLGPRDADPSHNHDSAHNSIPFDTFKGCSKSQKEDIVQAWRDIVVILARIPAFKPGGLLEQRNFGADIAERTSDVNFINGVFANLRKLTTTARVGRTIRASCEDISQRGFAVQSRCSSIKGAAGTIGGYAFDDADGSPGGTIVFCGGFFAPGQEHLAAVQRELDADRTKQKDSIFMTGKFRLMIHELVHLPSVSNNVIGSGKGDIPSTQEKWRY